The following proteins come from a genomic window of Trifolium pratense cultivar HEN17-A07 linkage group LG4, ARS_RC_1.1, whole genome shotgun sequence:
- the LOC123923398 gene encoding V-type proton ATPase subunit D, with protein sequence MSGQSQRLNVVPTVTMLGVVKARLVGATRGHALLKKKSDALTVQFRQILKKIVSTKESMGDIMKTSSFALTEAKYVAGDNIKHVVLENVKEASLRVRSRTENVAGVKLPKFEYSADGEASKNDLTGLARGGQQVQQCRVAYIKAIEVLVELASLQTSFLTLDDAIKTTNRRVNALENVVKPRLENTISYIKGELDELEREDFFRLKKIQGYKRREIERKMVLAREQQAVEKLQLLKGVSYESTNLLAGTTGKDEDILF encoded by the coding sequence atgtCGGGGCAATCACAGCGTTTGAATGTGGTCCCCACAGTGACAATGCTTGGTGTTGTGAAAGCACGTTTGGTTGGTGCAACAAGAGGTCATGCACTTCTGAAGAAGAAAAGTGATGCTTTAACTGTTCAGTTTCGTCAGATCCTGAAAAAGATTGTTTCAACAAAGGAATCAATGGGTGATATCATGAAAACATCTTCATTTGCGTTAACTGAGGCTAAGTATGTAGCTGGTGATAACATCAAGCATGTTGTGCTTGAGAATGTTAAGGAAGCTTCACTTAGGGTGCGTTCTCGTACTGAGAATGTAGCTGGAGTGAAGCTTCCAAAATTTGAGTATTCTGCTGATGGTGAGGCATCGAAGAATGACCTTACCGGGTTGGCTAGAGGTGGTCAGCAGGTGCAGCAGTGTCGTGTTGCTTATATTAAGGCAATTGAGGTTCTTGTTGAGCTTGCTTCTCTTCAGACCTCTTTCCTTACCCTTGATGATGCTATTAAGACTACTAACCGTAGGGTTAATGCTCTTGAGAATGTTGTTAAGCCGCGGTTGGAGAATACTATTAGTTACATTAAGGGTGAGTTGGACGAGCTTGAGAGAGAGGATTTCTTTAGGTTGAAGAAGATTCAGGGTTATAAGAGGAGGGAAATTGAAAGGAAGATGGTGCTTGCTAGGGAACAACAGGCTGTTGAAAAGTTACAATTGCTGAAAGGGGTTTCGTATGAATCCACAAATTTGTTGGCTGGTACAACCGGTAAAGACGAGGATATCCTtttctaa